A segment of the Streptococcus dysgalactiae subsp. dysgalactiae genome:
AAAAATAAAAGGAGTCATGAGGGTAATCAATTTAACCAAGAAAAGCAGACGTGTCTCTCTAAACACTGTCATGGCTAAAAAGCCACCTAAAATTGTTCCTGCAATACTAAAGGTTGATAAAAGCGCTAATGTGGTAACAGGATTAATGACCAGCATCGATTTGTCCTGACTAATGAGGGCTGCGACAAGCAGTGAAATAACTGTAAACAAAGCATTGAGAAAAGGGGCCACTACTAAACATTTACTAATATCAGGATATTTGATGCATTCTTTAGCCGCAATTATCATATTGCACCATAAATCTTTGATAAAACGTGTTTCGTTCTTCTGATCTACTAGGATTGGGCGTTCCTTAACCAAAGCGTCTAAGGATGGTGCTAAGAACACCATGAAGCAAGCACAGATTCCAAAGGTAGCCGCATTCACAAATGCTAAACTTCTAAAACTAAACACAGTAACCAAAACAGCGCCAAGAGTCTGGAAACCAATTGAAAAAAGAGACCGTGCTGTCTGGCGAAAAGCGAAACTATCTGCACGGTCCTCATTGGACACAATACGAAGACTTAGAGGGGTGTAAAGCCCATCCTCGTATTGTCCTGCCAGATCAGATAAGACATTGATGAAAGCCACCACAACGACAACCCAGAGGCTTGGTTGAAAACCAATAATAATACCGACAATCAAATAGAGTCCTACTCGAAAAAGTAAGGTCTGGATGATCGTTTTAACCTTATGAACAGTTTTATCCGCCCAATACCCCATGATAAAACCTGTCAAGTAGGGCAATGCCTCCGAAAGACCAACAATCGAAATGCCAAGCTTGGCATCAGGGAGCTGCAAGACATAAGCCATTAAGGCTAAATAGTACATTACATCTCCAAAACTGGAAAGCATATCATTGGCGAATACAGCCATAAAGAGCTTATTAGTCAGTAGTTTTTTCATGAGGTCTCCTTTGTTTAATTTACAGAATTTTTAGATGAATTAGCTGCTAAGAAAAGAGCAGAAAACTG
Coding sequences within it:
- a CDS encoding MFS transporter; this encodes MKKLLTNKLFMAVFANDMLSSFGDVMYYLALMAYVLQLPDAKLGISIVGLSEALPYLTGFIMGYWADKTVHKVKTIIQTLLFRVGLYLIVGIIIGFQPSLWVVVVVAFINVLSDLAGQYEDGLYTPLSLRIVSNEDRADSFAFRQTARSLFSIGFQTLGAVLVTVFSFRSLAFVNAATFGICACFMVFLAPSLDALVKERPILVDQKNETRFIKDLWCNMIIAAKECIKYPDISKCLVVAPFLNALFTVISLLVAALISQDKSMLVINPVTTLALLSTFSIAGTILGGFLAMTVFRETRLLFLVKLITLMTPFIFISLLLHFIYGLYCSLVLTTIISGMINPKLNAVIMNTLPEERLAMIGSGIGTYVQFGAVLSRLLVSGLVVLVPLDWISMLFMGLSVLLIAYVYKNRQLAPVSSSQDVI